Within the Vigna angularis cultivar LongXiaoDou No.4 chromosome 10, ASM1680809v1, whole genome shotgun sequence genome, the region GGGGTCCAAATTTTCCATCACGCTTGTCCATTTCAATCTTATGCTGAGTCTGCAAGTAAATTCCATTTATGCTGTAATCTCTAAACACTTACaactaaattattaacaatttcTGAGTTATAGATGTCAATTTTACCTGCATGCAGGCACACACCCTACAACATTCCAAAAGATACGCATAAATTAGCAATAAATTTCACTATAAACTGCACAATCAAAGATGAGAGAAAGGCTGCATAAAGAGAAGTCTTACGTGCAGTAGACAAAGTCAGCCAAGCAGGATAGTAGTTGGGAAGCCTCTCGAAGTTCACTATTTCCCACAATACAAGCAATGATAGAAAATATGCAGGCTAGTTGTTGAAGGAAAAACATGAAACCCTGAATGAATTACAAAATCAGTTAACAGAGTATCATAAATGAGACACTGTGCGTAGTATATTTTAGTTTGTGTGTGAAAGAGAGGCAGAGAGATTATACAATGATGCAATTATCACACTGCGTAGTTTGAATGTTAAATTCATCTTGTAACATAAACCGAGTTGAAGCCACTGAATTTCCAAAACAGCAGACAACCTGAAAAGTGAATGAGATAATACATGTAAAATGTAGCAGAAACAGGCCTTGTAAATAAGCACAGAAGATACATGTAGAGTGACTTAGAAACCAAACAACCCAGTAAgaagaaaggtaaaaataatataaatgaactACAAGTCAACGTTCATCAAGTCAAGGAAGTCGAAAAACAAAAGGAGATTGACCTTAATTGGCATAGCAATAGAAAAGGAAGGCATTCTTAATTCATCAATCAGATTTCTGATAACAGAAAAATCATTATTCATTCGGAGGCAAATTAATTCAGAtgtaatttttcaaaaggaagCAAGAGATGTGAACAATGGTATATACCTCCACAGCGAGGCAGAGTTCAGGAAATTTGCTTTCTCCACAGCGACCGCTGCAGGGCATGTAACCAGCACAACATGTGTATCTGGAGCAAGCAAAACAAAACCATAAAACCACATAATCCAGATTGAAAAGTTAGGGAAACTTAAACTGAATAAATTATTACCTTGACATATCATTATAAAGAGCTCGTTTACGCAGCAGATATGATACACACGGTGCACTATAATTGGACAAATGCAAATTAGATTACCCCCACGAAATAGATACATTAAGAAAGAACTATAATTGTGATTCAACTGGCAAGGAATTGGAGAAAAATAGGATCCAAAAAAGAGAGCGGCAATTTGATGATGAGGATGTGTGAACACAAGTCAACGTTGACCCATGACTGAAAAATTGgaaacatttggaagagaagacTTACCACCAGAGAGCAAAGCAACAATCTGCATATATGGAGAACGAATACGTGAGGAGAGCATATGATGAGTTTGTGAATATGTGGGTGGAAGATAGAACTTACAAGGAGTGTCAGCTTGAATGGTAGTGAATAGATCAGTGTGCCAGAAATTGCGGAAGTTCTGGCGAAGCTGCATCTTCTCGATATGCTGCTGCGATGCCATTTTTTTTCTCTGCTTCACCTCGCCTCACCGATCATCAACCTAGTCTAACCAACCACAATAAATAAGGAAACGAAGACCCAACACAACGCAACTGAGAACAAGTCTTCGTGAGAAGTTTCAACGTTAAAAACAATGCTTccattattgttttgttttaaatttcgAAGTGATCACCAATTGGCTCATTTTGACTCGTACGTAAGTTGACTCCTTATACCTGTCGTAATAGAGGAAAACCCAAAGAGTAAGATTtagtacaaaacaaaacacaacttTTACGAAGAAAAACACTTTAACCAGGTTTTTTAAAGATTACCGTAttcaatacatttttattttattttatttaacaccAAAATTTCCTGAAAGTAAATACTATGAtgttttaaatcattaaaaaaattaatatacgtAATACTATGATGTTTTCCATTTAAAAAATCTGAAATAGAAAAATGTGGAAACGAGAAAAAAAGGAAGCGCCGCTTAAGttcattgaaaaatatttcgataaaaaagttaaaaaaggaTTTAACCACATTAGTTCAcaataagaattaaaaactcTAAGTTGGGTAGTTGGGTTGGGCCCGTCCACCAAGTATTTTTGTGGTTAATTAAGTTTAAGGTTCTGTTAACAGTGCGTTTAAGTCGTATATCAATGATTGGAAATGACTGCTTCTgctataaaaaatagtttaaataatattgaCCATTTTTTCTGCGTATTATCAAATGTTTTTCCTACTCAATCATCATTTCTATTTGGATGCTCGAACAATGGAATAATAAAATCTTTAAGAGtagaataaataatttgttttctagGTTTGTTTGTTCATTGGATCTGAATAAAAGTAAAGAGGGAAAACCATGTTGGTCTGGATCTTCTATAATTATAagttaagtaaattttattcaaGTTTTAGGtttgattttaagaaaatagaGCCATCcgattatattaaaaaaataatatattttttattaaccaTTGATTTTCCATATTATTCTTTTCACACTTCAgcaagtaaaataattttaaattgatgattacttttttttttatcaatgttggtcaaaaataatcatcaattaaatttattaagatatttcaattaaGATTGAAATTGACTTCGactataatattattcttttcataattatttcGGCTGAATGAACTAATGAGTTTTAACTGAACTGAAAACACaccaataacataaaaaaaaatctctggtcatagtttttaaagaaaaatattaaattatgcaatttgaaggaatcaatttgtttttataaatttcaattttttatataatttataacaaaaacaattttattttcttatgaaaTTCAATTACCACATCAGAAATTAAATCTAATTTGTAGTGTTTTATTTCCTATACTTGAAAGAAGTAATTATTTGTaacatatttctaaaataatctatcaaaatcaattacTTTTAAACAGTAATATTTCCGTAACAATCACTCTTACAAAAGTATAAGGGCAACATTGggagaaaatcatatttttataggGAACGAACAAAGAGAAGCATGAACTCACACAAACGCACTCGTTGTCTCTCTCTGTGTCATGccatgagagagagagagagagagagtgagaagAGTTAGTAATGAATTTGGAATTGTGTTGTTGCTGTAGTGCAGGCCCTCCATTAAATAAGTCAGAGCTTTGCGGCTTCGCATAAACAAACACAAAAGCTTTATcactttcattttttcattGAGTCAAGAAACCTAGAACTTTCCTTCAGTTGTAGAGGACTCAGGGTAGAATACTGTTAATTTCAATGTCTTCTGATCTCTATACTTTTGACATTCCTTTCCCCAGACATTCAGACACAGACAACATGGTCTCCTATGATACAGATGGAAATCTTATGTTTTTCTCGGACCCTTATTCCTTCCCTTTCCTCACTGCCTCTCCGGTTCATGATGTAGCTAAAGGGAATTTTACCAATTCTCTTCACCCTTCTTTATTCTCTTATTCTCCTCAGAAAAACCAGAGCCTCTGTCATGCTAACCTGGCGCAGCCTCTATCAAATGGCTCAAATATAAAGTCTGAGTTTAGAAATTTCTCTGCTTTGCATGGCTCCGAAGTGACAGGTGAGGAGTGCCAAATGGGTGTGGATTACTCCTGCAATCAGCACTTTCTTTCTCAAACTTTTCATGCTTCTTCTGATAGTGCATCGAAGGTAATACAAAGGAGCTTCAGCTGTAACTCTTTCGGGGTGAAGCCAGGTTTCCCCGTTGAACCTCACCACGACACTCTCATGGATTCCACAAATTTTCAATTGCATGCTCTGATTTCCCCCGAAAACAGTTTCTTCACGGGACAAATGAGGAGGGTGTACAGTACTGGAGATTTACAGGTTCAGTAACAAACCCacttcttaaatttattaactttatttttaatgtagTACTTATCTTCGTTTGTGATTAATATCGTCATGATTGTCTTTCGAAGGTTAATTACCAAGACAGCAAATagaacatatttattttatttttattattaaacttcGTTTTAGTTTCTGTTCAGAACACGAAAGCAACAGATATGTCTCAAGTGGAGAGCCCCTTGTTGGAGGAAGCATACTTCAAAGTGGGGCGTTACAGTGccgaagaaagaaaagaaaaaatctcTAAATACAGAGCGAAGAGAAGCCAGAGGAAGTTCAACAAGATTATCAAGGTACAGAAGACAGTAGTGTTTGTTTGgagataaatatgtttttgcttttttaatttttattttgacgtGTATTTGACTGTTCGATTAGTGCTAATAATTGAAAGACAAGAATGAGAATGGTGcattagtttatgaaagatGCGGAGGAATTTAGAGGGAAATATATACGAATGCATGattaagagaagaaagagtagTAATAGGGTGACACGCCTACGTGTCACTTACACTCATTTGACACGGTCCACGTCagcttttttgaaaaaaaactgCAAAGTGGTGGAGGGTAAAAGTGGAAAAACACCTACTAGGGTTTGTTTTTTCAGAATCGAAATCCCCATTTGAGTTTTCTTAAGAAACTCGATTTCCACCACTGTCATATGGTTCTCAGTTTCATCTTTTAGACACCTTAGTCGTTTGTTGTGAACGTTATTGAGGCGCTTCATTGGTTTATTGTGGAGGCGTGTGCTTGGTGTATCGATTTCTGTCGTGCGTTTCGTCTTCGGATTTTACGGTAcaggtttttgattttttattttctgtcttaGGCTGTGTAGTTTTTGTCGCAATGTAATTTTTTGCTACATCGGTTTATTGATGTGGGGTTGTGGGGGACCAATCTCTGATTTTTGGGTTGATGGGAGGTGGGGTTGGTTTGTTGGTGATGTGTTCTATGTTGGAGGTGGGGTTGGGGTTGCTTTGCTGGTAACGTGTTTTATGTAGGAGCTTTATGTGTGGTGCGACAGGAAGCAGAGTAGTAAAAAGGTTGAGACTTTTGAGTTTCATTTTGACCCTAGGGTGTAGGCGTGATACGGGGTCCATTTGGTttaaaattggggaggtggttTTTTAgacttttgagtttgtttttgtcGCTATGCTGTTGACTGAGGTGGGTTTTTAAGACCCTTTATGCATGCATGAGTTGAGTAATGAGttgcagtaagtggttatgtTGTTAATCCTATGTGATTATTTGTAAATCTGGTTTTGTACTGCCGTAgaagttttttatattcaatgagACAATGAGAGCCTTAGAAACAATGAGACCCTTCACAACCTGCTAAGCCAGTGAGCTTGCAGGACAACCTTTTGTTTCCACTCCCAAACGAAATCAGATTGCAATATTCTCCCTGCAGTAGCTGGTTATCTTGTTAGTCGGATGTGGTTATTTGTAAATCGGTTTTTGTACATCTGTAGCAGTTTTTATATACAATATCAATGTCCACATTTGAAAGTGCAATAAGTGGTGTTATGGTTAGTTATGCATGCATTAGTTAGATACATTGTATTTTTTGGTACAGTAAGTGGtcaatgttaaaattttaatatcacGATTCCACTTTATGCATGCATTAGTTTGATACATTgtatttaaccaatttattaatttgaacatGTGACTGTCAACTGAGATACATAGTATTAtacaatcaattttattttgttttgttaaattttcaGAAGAACACTTCTAACACGCTTCCTAGGTTGAGCTTTTAAACGCGTGTACATGTCAGATTTTTCAGTAGGCATCTCTGCATGACCTAAAACATCACCACCATTTTCAATGAAACTTTTTCCAACAGCAGGTGTAACATCAAAAACATTCTCAGAATTCGACTTCTCCACACGATCACCTTCGATCTCTGACTCTTTCTTTGAATTTGACTTCCCAATAGATGATACTACTACCTCATAATGTTCCTGTGAACTACTGGTCCCAAATTCATGAACTAACATGTCACACTTTTTATTCCAATTTGAATTCGTAACATCATCAAACTGTTGCCGCTTTTGTGCAACAAACATTGCCAGGTTGTCAACCATTTTCTCCAGCTTGCCAATGGATGCCTCTTGGTCAACAATGATAGCAACCAAAGCTTCATTTTCTGCCACAATATCAGCCATAGATCGCCTTTGCAAGTTCTCCTTCAATCCAGCATTATGATGACCATCTAAGCCTTCTTTGACTATTTCAGTACACATCTCTTCATTGCTTACATATACCTCGGTAATCAcctatacaaaacaaaataaccacaaaaaacatattaaaatcaaTACAAATTACAAAACATCCAATTGGTATAAcacatattaatttaatctcacTTCATTACACAGAAAGGCTTTCTCAATTTCTGCTTCACCAACTTTAACATGTATCCAATGAAGGATTCTAGGTAAACAACTATTTGTTTTAGCCAACTTCTTCTGACCAAATAAAACATGTTCCATTGCCCAGATCTGTTACATACaaacttaaatttcaaaaaaataacaattgtaAGTTATAACACAATAACTTTTGTAACTAACATCAAAATATACCTGTAATGCAAATACACAACCAACCACATGACAGTGTGATCTGTTTTGTCTCTTTCCCACACACAATGCAGCATCACACAAACTAGAAACCAAATACTCATAAATAACACGCCCCCAGTTATATTTTCGAATACAGGATAAATCatctaataattcaaataaacctAAGTGAACTTTTCCACCTCTATTTGGGAAGAAAAACTCACTCAACcctaacaataaatataatctaCAAACATCACTTACTTCATCCCCTTTTATATGCTTTTGAATTTCTTCATAAACATTATGAACACTTACATCAACTGTGTCAAACAATCTCCTAGTATGACAATCAACTTCGTCTTTAAACAACTTAAACATCTCTCCAttaaccctaacccctaaacctaAACAAAGGTCTAACTTGGTGAATGGAATAAAGACAGACCTAACTTCAAACCCGCCCCTCCTCTCTGACCATCTACTACACAATTCTAAAAGTAGTGTCCTACTCATTTTGGCATCCACATCAATGGACAATAGCCATGCAAAAGGAGTTGTTTGTATCAATGTCTTTTGCACATATGTTAATAATGTGTTCACATGTGCCAAGTATTTTGTCCTGCATGAATGTCGTACATAAACCTATACATCAAAGTATACAATTGAATAAGTCAGACAAAGCATTtcaccaaattaattttaaatacataataaatcatCATGTGTATTCAAACCTGTTTCTCCATAATGACTCTTCCAACTATCTCTATGGTTTGTACTGAATGTccataaaataaacaagttagACTTCAAGCCATAAAAgctagaaaattaaaaatcttgTCTGTCATTCATCAAATATCGTTTCAACCAACCAATTTATTAACCTAATTATATCAAACATTCTACAAAAAGAcaggataaaaaataaaatagtggtAATAATGATTGTGTGGATAGTAGGAAAGCATTAAATACTCTCTGGAAGGGAATACATACATTTGTCATAGGGTAATCATGCAATCTTCAAGTTCACGAACATTTCTCAAATCTAACTCCTGCATCAATTGTCATAGGGTAATACATGCAAAACAATTAATTTCGTAAGAGCTGATTCCACAAGGACACTAGAAACAgaaaaaatggagaaagaaaCTTTTGGTGTTAATCAAGCACTTAGCTCTATGAAAGAATAatctatatttaaattcataaattagaTGAAACTATTCTCTACATAAAATCCAAGGAGTTAAAAATAACAGTGGGCAAAACACCATATACAGACCACAAACAACATAATCACGCAATATATCTAGAGGCAAAGAGGGCACAATGCACAATGCTAATACAACTGACCAAGAAAGGGCAACCTAGTActgatacaaataaaatatatgtgatgTATTCCAAAGCAAATTTATCACTGAGTAAAAAACATTGGATGCTGGTAAATAACATATagaatacataaattaaaaataatatggtGCCAGAACCAAATCTATGAAAAATTCAGGACACCTTAAACTGATGTTCAACTCTCATGACAATATTTCCCTTTTTCTAACGCAAAAAAACATCATCAAACAGAAAACAATGAAGGAACATAGAGGGAGCGAATGCAGCATGGAGAGGGAGTTTTCGGACTATACGAAAATGGGGAATCATTTGAATCAGTTCATGGGAAGTAGCTCCAGCATTGGCGCGAAGAGAGTTAGAAACGTTTGCGTTGCATTTCGTGCTGCTGCTGAGCAGAATAACCGTGCTGGGTGGGTGCCATTTTGCAAACTACcctttttccatttcttctAATCATCTCACACTTTATCCATTTATTGCAATATTCCCTTTTGCAAATAACCAAAGCAAGCCCAAAAACACTAAGGACAGTAAATAATCCTACAGGTTTGCCCAATCGAGAATTCTATCTCTCACGACATTTCCCCCTTTAGTCTAGGGTATCcgaaaataaaccaaaaataaaaataaagatagacAAATTATGAGaacagaagaaaagaagaagaaactcaTACTTTATATTCTTCAAACGGTACAAAGGGGAGAAATTACAAAGGGGACAAACCTTCCGCGCTCCACATCGATCACGTCCGGTACGAACTTTGCCTTCGGCTTCACCTTCGCTGGTACAAACTTTTCCGATCACGTCCAGCCTCCGGTGGCAGCAAAGGagttctcctttttttttctccctcgATCTCTCTCGTTCTCTCGTTATCTCTCGTTCTCTCTCAATCCTAACCCTAGCTCCAACTTTCGAAATTTCAAATCCCACACACGATCCTAACGCAGCAAGTGAAACGCAAcgtttcatttacttttttacAATCCAACTCACCACCAGCCCATAAACTGAAATGACCAAGCTATTCTTCATGATGTTGACAATTATCGGGTCCCACcgcgtgtcaaatgaatgtaatttGCTTTAACCGTGTCAAAGAATCATTTTTGATATCTATTAgaataaaatcaacaaaacatatttataaataaatttggcATCGATTAATTAGTTAAGTTATgaaatcatatattataaatgttttacaAAAGTAAAAGTTAAGGAATTTTCTCACATTTGcaaaacattaatataattttgatcatTTCTACAATATAAATACTACTTATATCACATATATGAGAAAATATGTAACACGCATttactcataatttttttttaatcttcaatTATATATTGTCTTTTAAGATATTTGTCTTTAAAAGATTGAGAGATTTTTCactatacttgattgatatattttagaagaaaaatgtaaataattttgttttattctatgtaataaaaatgttttctctctaaaataactttttacgtatttcaatccaaaatatttttattattttcttaaattataattgaattatatttttgttattatttatttcactttCCTAATCTTTATCTAtatctttatcttatttttatataattattattatttattttgattatttttttaataatttttataatattcatataaaaacttgatatattgtatgaaaaaaaattaagtttgtcTCTGTTGTACCTTagttataaaaaacaattttttttctgtttcaattttttaaataaatgtctAAATAGGttgaaatcataatttattttattgaaaaggTTACTTTTCTTTATAATCGACATCCCAAAAATGGGATGTTAATGATAGGAGGGGTCTGTATAGGGAATTAAGAGTGCAGGAGAAAATGCTTACTCGTGGGTCTCGTTTAGAAAAGAGGGTATACATTTGTAAAAACAAGGGTGCATTTAGCGTCTTGTATATtcctttataaaattatgttttttggCCTTAATTCAGCATCTTTTAATTCTCATTCTAAATGATAAAACTCTAACTTCAGgagcacaaataaacattagattATCCAACATAATTTATGTaactaaaaaaatcacatttaaagcatttttaattcccaaacccgaTAAATCGAATTGTTACAAATTCACTTTAAGttaaccatttaagcacaaaaatgtcataaaaaaattgaattaaaaccTTAAATGTGaacataaatatgcactcatcacccGGATCCTGACCCTAACCATGACCCTGACCCTGACTGTAACCATAACCATAACCCTGCCTTTCACCCTCACCCTGATCTTTACCCTTACCCCGATCTTATATGTAACCCTAACTATTATCTTACCCATGACCATAAGCATAACTCTAACCCTAATCTCAACCCTAACACTAACCTTAACCCCGACCATTCCCTTCACCCTTTACCTTCAACCTAACCTTCACCCTAACCTTAACCTCGACACTAACCCCGATTGTAACTTTGACCATAACCTTGACCCTAACTTTAACCCTTATCATGTCCCTAACCATGATTCTTACTTTAACTCTGATCCTGACCTAGACTTTGACCAAAATAATAACctaatatttttcttgaccCTAACCATATCACTAATCCTGACATATTCAATTAGAGATGCTTTACCATCATGGTACGTTACGTAATGATTGAAGCTATCTTCCAACccaaatgttaaaattaaacataCCATTGGCTAGTGTATAATTCGTACTTGCAGCAAAAGAGTACTCTTTGCAACACTAGATCACCACCAATTAAAGTCAAGGAGCCTTCAAAAACCACATGTGCTAGCCACTCAAAGCAATTAGTAGGGAGGCTTCAAGTGTAGTTGGATCAAGAGAAACATGATAGCTTAATATATATAACTAGAAGCATTAAAATGAGAATTCAAATATTAGGATCATGAAAACACCAAGAGCAAAACACCAAAACAAGAATCCATAAATAACACAACAATAACCACCATCCATTCACCTAGAAAAATCACCAGAAGTTGCATCTTTTTAAACAAGTCTACACCCATCAACTGAAACATGATCAAGACA harbors:
- the LOC108320347 gene encoding uncharacterized protein LOC108320347, whose translation is MASQQHIEKMQLRQNFRNFWHTDLFTTIQADTPYCCFALWCAPCVSYLLRKRALYNDMSRYTCCAGYMPCSGRCGESKFPELCLAVEVVCCFGNSVASTRFMLQDEFNIQTTQCDNCIIGFMFFLQQLACIFSIIACIVGNSELREASQLLSCLADFVYCTVCACMQTQHKIEMDKRDGKFGPQPAMGVPSAQQMSRFDQAVPPFVGYSHA
- the LOC108320314 gene encoding uncharacterized protein LOC108320314, whose product is MSSDLYTFDIPFPRHSDTDNMVSYDTDGNLMFFSDPYSFPFLTASPVHDVAKGNFTNSLHPSLFSYSPQKNQSLCHANLAQPLSNGSNIKSEFRNFSALHGSEVTGEECQMGVDYSCNQHFLSQTFHASSDSASKVIQRSFSCNSFGVKPGFPVEPHHDTLMDSTNFQLHALISPENSFFTGQMRRVYSTGDLQNTKATDMSQVESPLLEEAYFKVGRYSAEERKEKISKYRAKRSQRKFNKIIKAV